Part of the Pseudomonas baltica genome is shown below.
TATGTCGCTCATACCACCCGTAACGATTCTCTTGCAGCGTGTGAGAGATGACGTACACAGCGACTCGCAAGGGCACCGGCGGCAGCGCCGGAAGAAGTTGACTCAGTCGATCCCAAACGGGTCGGCAGGTTATTCTCAGGAGAGAACGCACCCAATTATCCTCAGCATCTGGCCAAGCCCGAGCTGCACTACAGAGCTCAAACATGACGTCTCAAGTGCTTGATTCACAAGGTATATAACCGGACTGAAAACACGTACAAGAATAACAACGAGATTAATTGTAATAAAGGCTGGCTACATTCTAGGGCGAGCCCGTGTTCTACGGGTCCTGAGCGCCCAACTTAGGTGCACCTTCTTGGGCACCGGGTTCTTAATTATGCCTGCGCCGTGATTTGCAGCATTAAGTTGTTGCACTTTCGAGTGCCTGAAAACTGCTGGTTATTCAAACCCCCAGTCTGGCTCTGTCAGTAGAGCTGGCGTGATAAACAATGAGGTGAATGCGATGCGTATCAGCATCTTTGGTCTGGGTTATGTCGGTGCAGTCTGCGCCGGTTGCCTTTCTGCACGTGGTCACGACGTTGTTGGCGTGGATGTCTCCAAAGCCAAGATCGATCTGATCAATAACGGAAAATCGCCAATTGTTGAACCGGGTCTGGGAGAACTTCTGGAACAAGGGATCAAGAAGGGCAACCTGCGCGGTACAACTGACTTCGCCGAAGCCATCCGCGCTACTGACCTTTCCATGATCTGCGTGGGAACCCCTAGCAAGAAGAACGGCGACCTGGAACTCGACTACATCGAATCCGTCTGCCGCGAAATCGGCCTGGTACTGCGTGACAAAGCGACCCGCCACACCGTCGTGGTGCGCAGCACCGTGCTGCCGGGCACCGTCAAGAATGTGGTGATCCCGATTCTCGAAGACTGCTCGGGCAAAAAAGCCGGTGTCGACTTCGGCGTCGCGGTCAACCCTGAGTTCCTGCGTGAAAGCACGGCGATCAAGGACTACGACAAGCCGCCGATGACCGTTATCGGTCAACTCGACCAGGCTTCAGGCGATGTCCTGCAGGCGCTGTACGAAGAACTCGACGCTCCGATCATCCGCAAGGACATCGAAGTGGCCGAGATGATCAAGTACACCTGCAACGTGTGGCACGCCACCAAGGTCACCTTCGCCAACGAAATCGGCAACATCGCCAAGGCGGTCGGCGTCGATGGTCGCGAAGTGATGGACGTGGTCTGCCAGGACAAGTCGCTCAACCTGTCCCAGTACTACATGCGCCCAGGCTTCGCTTTCGGTGGTTCTTGCCTGCCCAAGGACGTGCGCGCCCTCACCTACCGCGCCAGCTCGCTGGACGTCGAGGCGCCACTGCTCAACTCGCTGATGCGCAGCAACGTGTCCCAGGTGCAGAACGCCTTCGACATGGTCAACTCCAAGGACAAGCGCAAAGTCGCCCTGCTGGGCCTGAGCTTCAAGGCCGGCACCGATGACCTGCGCGAAAGCCCGCTGGTGGAACTGGCCGAAATGCTGATCGGCAAAGGCTTCGACCTGAGCATCTACGACGCCAACGTCGAATACGCTCGCGTCCACGGCGCCAACAAGGATTACATCGAATCGAAGATCCCCCACGTCTCGTCCCTGCTCAACTCGGACTTCGACGCGGTGATCGCCCATTCCGACGTGATCATCCTCGGCAACCGTGACGAGCGCTTCCGTGCCCTGGCCAGCAACGTACCGGAAGGCAAGCAGGTCATCGACCTGGTCGGCTTCATGACCAAGACCACCGACGCCGCTGCCCGTACCGAAGGCATCTGCTGGTAAGTAAGGCTGGACCTGCGCGGGGCCTTCGGGCCCTGCGCATGCCTTGAACGATTCGGGCCAATCAATGACCCGTTATCACTGGCCCGATTCCCACATGGATGCAGATCATGCAAAGGCTCAAGCACGGCCTACTCCAGGCTTCCGGTTGGATGTTTTACCTGGTGTTCCTGATGGCCCTGGCGCTCATGCTGCCGGCCACCACTTTCGACCCCGCGTCGAAAGACTTCATTTTCCTGATTGGCGCCATTGGCATCTGGCGCTACTCGATGGGTGCAACGCACTTCGTGCGCGGCATGCTGTTCCTCTACGTGGTCTATCCGCACCTGCGGCGCAAAGTGCGCAAGCTGGGTGACGATGCCGACCCGTCCCACGTATTCCTGATGGTCACCAGCTTCCGTATCGACGCCCTGACCACCGCTCAGGTGTACAGCTCGGTGATTCGCGAAGCCATCGACTGCGGCTACCCCACCACTGTGGTTTGCTCGCTGGTCGAGATGTCCGACGAACTGCTGGTCAAGAGCCTGTGGCAGAAAATGGCCCCGCCTGACCGCGTTTCCCTGGACTTCGTGCGCATCGCCGGTACCGGCAAACGCGACGGCCTGGCCTACGGTTTCCGCGCCATCTCGCGCCACCTGCCGGACGACGATGCAGTGGTTGCGGTAATCGACGGCGATACCGTGCTGGCCGAAGGCGTAGTGCGCAAGACCGTGCCGTGGTTCCGCCTGTACGGCAACGTCGGTGGCCTGACCACCAACGAGTTCTGCGAAGTACGCGGCGGCTACATCATGAGCGAATGGCACAAGCTGCGTTTCGCCCAGCGCCACATCAACATGTGCTCCATGGCCCTGTCCAAGCGCGTGCTGACCATGACCGGGCGGATGTCGGTGTTCCGCGCCTCGGTGGTGACCAACCCGGAATTCATCGCCGACGTCGAAAGCGACTCGATCGACCATTGGCGTCTGGGCCGCTTCAAGTTCTTGACCGGCGACGACAAGTCCAGCTGGTTCAGCCTGATGCGCCTGGGCTACGACACCTTCTACGTACCGGATGCCAACATTCACACCGTTGAGCACCCACCGGAAAAGAGCTTCCTCAAAGCCAGTCGCAAGTTGATGTACCGTTGGTACGGCAACAACCTGCGGCAGAACTCCCGAGCGCTGGGCCTGGGCGTAGGACGCCTGGGGCTGTTTACCTCCGTGGTCTTGTTCGACCAGCGTGTTTCGATGTGGACCAGTCTGTTGGGGCTCACGGCGTCAATCATCGCCAGCCTCATGTATGGCATCAACTTCCTGTTGGTTTACCTGTTGTGGATCGGCATCACCCGTTTGATCCTGACCGTCATGCTGCTGTGCTCCGGGCACAAGGTCGGGCCGGCTTACCCAATGATTCTGTATTACAACCAGATCGTCGGCGCCATGATGAAAATCTACGTTTTCTTCCGCCTCGACAAGCAATCCTGGACGCGTCAGCCCACCTCGCTCAAGCGTGATCTCGCCAGCTTTCAACAATGGTTCAACACCTGGTCCTCCCGGACCATGACCTTCTCGGCCGCCAGCATCTTCGTTGCTGTGCTGTTCGTGATGGTCTGAGCCGGAACCCAATGGATTAAGTAGGAATAATCGCCATGAATACAGCCGTGAACGTCAATGTTGTCCATGAATCCGAAGCTCAGCGCCAGCACGCTCGGGTCAAAATCCCTGCCAAGCTGCGCTACATCGGCCCGAACCGCGAAACCTTCGAAGCCAAGGTCGAGGACCTTTCCGCTGGTGGCTTCAGCATCGTCACCAAGAAAACCCTGGCACAGGGCGAGGTGTACCGAGGCCGGATGATGTTCGTCATCGACAACCTCGGCCTGGGCATGGACATCGAGTTCCAGGTGCGCTCGCTCGACAGCGACGGCCGCGCCGGCTGCGCCTTCCAGAACCTCGACCAACAGGACATCGCCACCCTGCGCCACCTGATCACCTCGCACCTGAGCGGCGAGTTGGTCACCATGGGCGGCGTGCTGGGGACCCTGCAGCGCGACAACTTCACCAAGGCGCGCAAGCGCGGCGGCACCAACCATGGCATGTCGACCCTCGGCCGCTTGCGTGCGGTGACCTTCAGCCTCGGTATCTTCGTGGTCGGCCTGGCCGCCTTCGGCTTCGTGGCCAAATCGGTGTACGGTCTGTACTTCGTCAGCCACGCGGTATCGGGCGTGGTGACCATCCCGTCGAGCAACATCACCATGCCACGCGACGGCACCGTCAACAGCCTGGTTGCCGTCAATGCCCAGGCTGCCAAGGGCGCGCCGCTGGCGACGTTCAGCACCAGCATGCTCGACGTGCTCAAGGACCACCTGGACGACGCCCAGCTGACCCCGGCGAAAATCACGGAAATGTTCGGCAAGCAACTGACCGGCACCCTGACCTCGCCGTGCGACTGCATCGTCGCCGAGCAGCTTGTCCCGGATGGTCAGTTCGCCAGCAAGGGCGACATCATCTACAAGATGCTGCCGCGTGATGCCCAGGCGAACATCGATGCGCGCTTCACCTATCGCCAGATCAACGACGTGCGTCCTGGCACACGCGTGAGCTTCCAGATCGCCGGCGAAGACGCCACCCGCGAAGGTCAGATCGTCTCCAGCACCAACCTGTTGCCAGATGCCCTGTCCTCCGACCTGCGCGTACAGATCAAACCCGACGCGCCGATCAGCAGCGCCTTGGCCGGCCGTCCAGTGGAGGTCTACAGCGACCGTGGCTCGATGAACTGGTTGATCGACAAAGCCACGGCCAAAGGCCTCTAAGTTGAGCGTGCGAAGGAGAATGCCTGTGGCAACGAGAAGAACCCTGACGCATCCCGCGCTACTGGGCCTGGCCATTGCAATCAGCCTGGCCGGTTGCGCCGGGCTTCCCGACCAGCGCCTGGCCAATCAGGCGCTGCAGAACGGTGACACCGAACTTGCGCAGCAGAACTTCCAGCAACTGGCCGACCTGGGCTATGCCGATGCACAAATCGGCCTGGCCGATATCCAGGTCAACACCGGTGACCCAGAAGCCATGCGCAAGGCTGAAGCGATCTACCGCGCCGCTGCCCAGACCTCCCCCCGTGCTCAGGTACGGTTGGGGCGCCTGCTGGCAGCCAAGCCGGGCAGCACCGTCGCAGAGCAGCACGAAGCCGAGAGCTGGTTGAAGAAGGCCGCGCAAAACGGCGAGACCGGCACCTTGCTGCCGCTGGCCACGCTCTACCTGCAATACCCGCAAAGCTTCCCGAACATCGACGCTCAGAAGCAGATCGACCAATGGCTCGCCGCCGGTTATCCGGATGCGCCCCTGGCCCAGGTCATGCTCTACCGCGCCAAAGGTACCTACGATCAGCACCTGGATGATATCGAGCGCATCTGCAAGGCTGCCCTCAGCGCCAACGACGTGTGCTATGTCGAACTGGCCACCGTCTACCAGAAACGCGGCCAGGCCGATCGCCAGGCCGAACTGGTCAAGCAGTTGCAGTCGGCCTACAACGGCGGCACCGCCTCGGCCGCTCGCATCGACGGCGTGGCCCGGGTGCTGTCCGATCCTACCCTCGGCAAGACCGACGAGAAGACTGCGCAAACCCTGCTCGAAAGCGTGACCGACACCTATCCGGCGGCCTACATCAGCCTCGCGCAACTGCTGTACCAGTTCCCCGAGCTGGGCGACGTCGACAAGTTGATGGACTACATCAACAAGGGCCACAGCGCCGACCCAGGGCGTGCCGAGCTGCTGCTGGGCAAGGTCTACTACGAAGGCAA
Proteins encoded:
- a CDS encoding nucleotide sugar dehydrogenase, producing MRISIFGLGYVGAVCAGCLSARGHDVVGVDVSKAKIDLINNGKSPIVEPGLGELLEQGIKKGNLRGTTDFAEAIRATDLSMICVGTPSKKNGDLELDYIESVCREIGLVLRDKATRHTVVVRSTVLPGTVKNVVIPILEDCSGKKAGVDFGVAVNPEFLRESTAIKDYDKPPMTVIGQLDQASGDVLQALYEELDAPIIRKDIEVAEMIKYTCNVWHATKVTFANEIGNIAKAVGVDGREVMDVVCQDKSLNLSQYYMRPGFAFGGSCLPKDVRALTYRASSLDVEAPLLNSLMRSNVSQVQNAFDMVNSKDKRKVALLGLSFKAGTDDLRESPLVELAEMLIGKGFDLSIYDANVEYARVHGANKDYIESKIPHVSSLLNSDFDAVIAHSDVIILGNRDERFRALASNVPEGKQVIDLVGFMTKTTDAAARTEGICW
- the alg8 gene encoding mannuronan synthase, encoding MQRLKHGLLQASGWMFYLVFLMALALMLPATTFDPASKDFIFLIGAIGIWRYSMGATHFVRGMLFLYVVYPHLRRKVRKLGDDADPSHVFLMVTSFRIDALTTAQVYSSVIREAIDCGYPTTVVCSLVEMSDELLVKSLWQKMAPPDRVSLDFVRIAGTGKRDGLAYGFRAISRHLPDDDAVVAVIDGDTVLAEGVVRKTVPWFRLYGNVGGLTTNEFCEVRGGYIMSEWHKLRFAQRHINMCSMALSKRVLTMTGRMSVFRASVVTNPEFIADVESDSIDHWRLGRFKFLTGDDKSSWFSLMRLGYDTFYVPDANIHTVEHPPEKSFLKASRKLMYRWYGNNLRQNSRALGLGVGRLGLFTSVVLFDQRVSMWTSLLGLTASIIASLMYGINFLLVYLLWIGITRLILTVMLLCSGHKVGPAYPMILYYNQIVGAMMKIYVFFRLDKQSWTRQPTSLKRDLASFQQWFNTWSSRTMTFSAASIFVAVLFVMV
- a CDS encoding alginate biosynthesis protein Alg44 gives rise to the protein MNTAVNVNVVHESEAQRQHARVKIPAKLRYIGPNRETFEAKVEDLSAGGFSIVTKKTLAQGEVYRGRMMFVIDNLGLGMDIEFQVRSLDSDGRAGCAFQNLDQQDIATLRHLITSHLSGELVTMGGVLGTLQRDNFTKARKRGGTNHGMSTLGRLRAVTFSLGIFVVGLAAFGFVAKSVYGLYFVSHAVSGVVTIPSSNITMPRDGTVNSLVAVNAQAAKGAPLATFSTSMLDVLKDHLDDAQLTPAKITEMFGKQLTGTLTSPCDCIVAEQLVPDGQFASKGDIIYKMLPRDAQANIDARFTYRQINDVRPGTRVSFQIAGEDATREGQIVSSTNLLPDALSSDLRVQIKPDAPISSALAGRPVEVYSDRGSMNWLIDKATAKGL
- a CDS encoding alginate biosynthesis protein AlgK, which translates into the protein MPVATRRTLTHPALLGLAIAISLAGCAGLPDQRLANQALQNGDTELAQQNFQQLADLGYADAQIGLADIQVNTGDPEAMRKAEAIYRAAAQTSPRAQVRLGRLLAAKPGSTVAEQHEAESWLKKAAQNGETGTLLPLATLYLQYPQSFPNIDAQKQIDQWLAAGYPDAPLAQVMLYRAKGTYDQHLDDIERICKAALSANDVCYVELATVYQKRGQADRQAELVKQLQSAYNGGTASAARIDGVARVLSDPTLGKTDEKTAQTLLESVTDTYPAAYISLAQLLYQFPELGDVDKLMDYINKGHSADPGRAELLLGKVYYEGKVVIPDAHKALDHLQKAAGTQVSAHYYMGQIYRRGYLGKPEPQKAVDELLKAARSGQNSADFALAQLYSGGRGTKPNLVNAYVFVQLAKMRPDVQQPVNDLNTLIETELQPGQKAQAQQLMQQELKARGGISQANSALAQQEMPADPIGEDKSL